The DNA region GCCTGCCACCCGAGCATTGCCTGTGCGAGCTTGAGCATCGGAGCCTCCCCGGCGAGAGGGATGAATGCTGCGGGTCGAAGGGATCCTGGCCGGTATCGGCACGGCCTGTCCGGCGGCCTCTCTTGGCGCCATGCGTACGCCGACGAACGACGCGGGCAGCTCCGTTGGAAGAACATACGGCGGTCATGACCTGCCGGAAACCGTCGACCGCCGTAGCCACGAGTACGCTACGAGCCCGGTGCTTCTCTGATGAGCGGTAAACGAAGGCGACAGGGTCCCCCGCTCGACAACCCTGCCGGCGAGAGGGCATGACGGACCTGCGCAGGCTCTTCCTGGCCAGGACGTTGCTGCGCGGGGACCCTAACCCCCTAATTTCAAATGCAGAGGAGGCATCTTGGATGTTCAATGCTGAAGCGATTAGCGTGGTAACCGGCTAGCGAGGAGACAGCAAGCACGACTTGCAGCTTCCATGCAGGCTCCTGCGCGCAGTAGGCTCCTGCACGCAGCCCCGGCCGAGGGAGGGCGAGACGGGGCCTGGAGCGAGGGAGGCGCCTGTGCGCTCACGAACAGTGATCCGACTGCTGGCCCTGGCGGGTGTGCTCACGCTCGCCATGGTGGCCCCATCGACCGCCGGACCGTTCACCCGCAGCCCACTCAAGGTCGTGTCCGTATCCAGCCCCTTCGCCACCTGCGATATCTCAGGGCAGCCCGGGGTGAACTTCCTCAACAGCGAGGTCGAGCCCTGGGTCGAGGTGAACCCGACCGACCCGGACAACGTCATCGCTGTGTGGCAGCAGGACCGATGGTCGAATGGTGGGGCCAGGGGCCTGCTCACGGCGGTCACCCATGATGGCGGTGTCACCTGGGACACCACGTTCCCCCACTTCAGCACCTGCGCCGGCGGGACCGAGGCCAACGGGGGGAACTACGAGCGGTCCTCGGACCCCTGGGTGACCTTCAGCCCCAACGGCGATGCCTATCAGATCAGCCTGTCGGTGAACCTCGTCAACGACCCGGCCACGGCGGTCCTGGTCAGCAAGTCGACCAACGGCGGGGACACCTGGAGCGAGCCCACCACGCTGGCCCGCGACCCCAGCGACGAGGCTCCGTTCCTGTTCAACGACAAGGAGTCCATCACCGCGGACCCCAACGACCCCAACTACGTCTACGCGATCTGGGACCGGCTTCGGTTCCCCAGCGACCGGGCCAACTTCAACGCCCAGCACGCCTTCTCGTTCCGGGGTGACGCCATCTTCTCCCGGACCACCGACGGCGGCGCGACGTGGGAGCCGGCCCGGGCCATCTTCGCCCCGCAGAAGAACCAGTCCACGATCGGCCACCAGATCGTGGTCCGGCCCACCGGGGAGCTGATCGACCTGTTCACGCTGTTCCAGGGGTCGGGGAACAACCCGCCCGCCCCCAGCCTGGCCATGATGCGCTCGACGGACAAGGGTGCGACGTGGTCGGCGCCTCAGGTGATCGACAAGATCCGGTTCATCGGCGCCTTCGACCCGGACACAGGACGGCCGATCCGGGCCGAGGGATTTGTACCCGAGGTGGCCGTCGATCCGAACAACGGCAACCTCTACGCTACCTGGCAGGACACCCGGTTCAGCGGGGTGGACCAGATCGCCTTCTCCATGTCCACGGACGGCGGGGACACTTGGTCCGATCCGATCAAGGTCAGCCAGACCCCGCCCAACGCGGACCCGGGCAACGAACAGGCCTGGGTCCCGGCCGTGCACGTGGCCGCCGACGGGACGATCGCCGTGACCTACTACGACTTCCGGTCCAACACGCCCGATCCCGGCGTCCCGACCGACCACTGGATGGTCCACTGTCATCCCTCGGGCGCGACGACGTGCGCCCAAGCCGGTGCCTGGGGTGACGAGGTCCGGCTGACCGACACCTCGTTCGACGTCGAGCAGCTGCCGTTCGCCCGAGGACCGTTCGGGTACTTCGTGGGCGAGTACGAGGGCCTGTCCAGCACCGGGAACACCTTCTGGCCGCTCTTCGCCATCGGGACGGGAGACCCGGCGAACCGCACTGACATCGTGACCGCGACCGCCTCGTAGCGATCCGGCGCTGCGGCCCTGGAGCGGCACGCCCGCCGTCGTCTTCGGACGACGGCGGGCGTGTTCCCGAAGGGTGTCGCCTAGTGCTACTTCTCCATGAAAGTCCTGGACCCGCCCTCGCTCTAGCTGCAAGCAGGACGTGTCCCCAGGTCGGGTCGAGCCGAGCCGAACAGGCGCCGGGGAGGGTCAGGCGAGCCCGACCCGGTCCAGCGGCTGCGGCACGTCACCCGGGCCACCACCGAGCGGAAGCGTCGGCCGGAGATGCTGGCCAGCCTGCGGCCGGCCGGGTCGCTGACCATCCTCCGGGCTCTCAACCGCTACAGCCGCCACCAGCGGATCGTGGACCTGTTTGTCACCAACGTGCCCGGCCCCCAGATCCCCCTGTACCTGCTGGGCGCTCGCCTGCTGGAGGCGTTCCCGGTCGTGCAGGTAGCCGGCAACGTCCCGCTGAGTGTGGCCGTGTTGTCCTATGACGGCCAGCTCAACATCGGGATCCAGAGTGACCCCGACGGCTGCCCGGACCTGGACGTGTTCGCCGACGGCCTGCGCCGGTCGCTGGACGAGTTGGGCGCGGCCACGCCGCTCCTCCCGGGCTGAGCCGAGCCGGCCGGCACTCGATCAACTCCAGCTCAAGCGCCTCGGTGGGTGAGCAGGGCACGCCACATCGTGCCGTGCCCACCGGCGCCGACGTGCCCTGCGAATGGCTACTGTCAGTCCCCGTGTCAGTCCAGCAGCCGTCACCAGATGGAATATCTGGTGACGGCTGCTGCATCCTCCGGCAGCGGATCGTGACAACAGCGCGACCATGATCTAGCGCTGGCGACATTTCCGCCGGGCTGGCGGGTTCAGAGCCAGTCCAGACGCCTGAAAAGCAGGTACAGGCCGCCGGACAGGACCACCAGCAGCACGGTGGAGGTAACGACGCCGGAGGGCTGGCCGTACCCGGGGTAGGGCACGTTCATGCCGTAGTAGCCGGTCACCGCGGTCGGCACCGCGATGATGGCCGCCCAGCTGGTGACCTTCTTCATGATCGCGTTCATGCGGTTGCCCTGGATCGTGAGGTTGGTCTCAAGGATCGTGGAGACCAGGTCACGCAGCGACTCGGTCCACTCCGTCGCCCGCAGCACATGGTCGTAGACGTCCTGGAAGTAGGGGCCCATGGCCGGGTCGACCAGCCCGAGGTCGCGGCGCAGCAGGCTGTTGACGACCTCCCGCATGGGCAGCACCAGCCGGCGCAGCACCACCAGCGACTTGCGCAGCTCAAACGAGCGGCGCTGCACCTCGGCGCCGTGGGGCCGCTCGTCGAACAGCAGGTCCTCCAGGCCCTCGATGGCCTCGTCGAGTTGCTGCACGGTGGCGAAGTGGCCGTCGACGACGAAGTCCAGCAGCCCCCACAGCAAGAATCCGACGCCGTGGCCGGCGAGGTCGGCCGAGCCGTCCCAGCGGGCCACCACACCCTCGATGTCGAA from Actinomycetes bacterium includes:
- a CDS encoding sialidase family protein; this translates as MRSRTVIRLLALAGVLTLAMVAPSTAGPFTRSPLKVVSVSSPFATCDISGQPGVNFLNSEVEPWVEVNPTDPDNVIAVWQQDRWSNGGARGLLTAVTHDGGVTWDTTFPHFSTCAGGTEANGGNYERSSDPWVTFSPNGDAYQISLSVNLVNDPATAVLVSKSTNGGDTWSEPTTLARDPSDEAPFLFNDKESITADPNDPNYVYAIWDRLRFPSDRANFNAQHAFSFRGDAIFSRTTDGGATWEPARAIFAPQKNQSTIGHQIVVRPTGELIDLFTLFQGSGNNPPAPSLAMMRSTDKGATWSAPQVIDKIRFIGAFDPDTGRPIRAEGFVPEVAVDPNNGNLYATWQDTRFSGVDQIAFSMSTDGGDTWSDPIKVSQTPPNADPGNEQAWVPAVHVAADGTIAVTYYDFRSNTPDPGVPTDHWMVHCHPSGATTCAQAGAWGDEVRLTDTSFDVEQLPFARGPFGYFVGEYEGLSSTGNTFWPLFAIGTGDPANRTDIVTATAS
- a CDS encoding WS/DGAT domain-containing protein, with the translated sequence MQAGRVPRSGRAEPNRRRGGSGEPDPVQRLRHVTRATTERKRRPEMLASLRPAGSLTILRALNRYSRHQRIVDLFVTNVPGPQIPLYLLGARLLEAFPVVQVAGNVPLSVAVLSYDGQLNIGIQSDPDGCPDLDVFADGLRRSLDELGAATPLLPG
- a CDS encoding magnesium transporter CorA family protein, which encodes MRHTRLYRDGVLEAKDFPAAQISEYLQEPGTVVWLDLCEPDQEDLQVVSEEFGLHPLAVEDATQQHERPKLDRYRDHAFLTAYDVGLDPATGKLTTSELAAFVTPRALITVRKDSGFDIEGVVARWDGSADLAGHGVGFLLWGLLDFVVDGHFATVQQLDEAIEGLEDLLFDERPHGAEVQRRSFELRKSLVVLRRLVLPMREVVNSLLRRDLGLVDPAMGPYFQDVYDHVLRATEWTESLRDLVSTILETNLTIQGNRMNAIMKKVTSWAAIIAVPTAVTGYYGMNVPYPGYGQPSGVVTSTVLLVVLSGGLYLLFRRLDWL